A segment of the Meriones unguiculatus strain TT.TT164.6M chromosome 10, Bangor_MerUng_6.1, whole genome shotgun sequence genome:
AACCTTGCTGGGGACGTTAGTGCAGTTGTGTCTCACAGCAACGTAgtactgtctcaaaataaaactagaagCAAAAGCCACAGGTCTAAACCCACTTTAGCCCTGAGGTTTTACATTGGAGCCCTGGGCCTAGGTTTcttccaaccaaccaaccaaccaaccaaccaaccaacaaatttCGTCCTACATCAAAAGCCAGATCTCAGTGTTAGGGATGGAGCTCAGAAGTAGAGCAGGATCCTAGCATGCAGgggatcctgtgtgtgtgtgtgtgtgtgtgtatacatacatacacactgcaGTATATATACACACTGCAAAAAGGGAATGAGTTCTCAGCAAGCCTGAAGTGAACAGTGAGACccaacaacagcagaaaacagACCTTATCTATGCCATGTGGTGGCCAACAGCGGCGCAGGACTGTCGAGTCAAGAGCCCCGCAAAAGACAGGCAGAAACTGCATTTACAGACCCGCTTGCACCTGCCctgcccttctccctcttctgtctctAATGAGTAGTCCATTAGAAACAGGGATCAGTTTGCCATTGTCCATCTCTGCAACGAGACCATAAACTCCAAGGATGCTGGAAcctttttcattttccttggCTTCTACCTTGAGGAATGAAGAATGAAAGAACATTCGATTTGAAAAGGCCTTTGGAAATAGCTCCACACTACCAAACGCTCTTGTAGTTCAGCCTGCTGTGTAAGCActcaacatttattattattttttttccttgctagCCTCTGCAACACCCTTAGAGGCTGTCTTTTGCACCTGaggaaaatgaggctcagaggAGTTAGGTGAATTTCCCAGGCTCCCTCAGCCACAGCTGCTTATGCTGCAGTGACTCTGTTGAGGCTCAGAAAGGGCAGGGATGGTGGACACACCATTAAAACCATCacctctttgtctctttctttgctCCCATGGTCATGCCCGTAGCTGGACAAGATGCTGGACCCCCAGGTGTGGCGGGAGGCAGCCACACAGGTCTTCTTCGCCCTGGGACTGGGCTTTGGAGGTGTCATCGCCTTTTCCAGCTACAACAAACAGGACAATAACTGCCACTTCGATGCTGCCCTGGTGTCCTTCATCAACTTCTTCACCTCGGTGTTGGCTACCCTCGTGGTGTTTGCTGTGCTGGGCTTCAAAGCCAACATCATGAATGAGAAATGTGTGGTCGAGTAGGTGGCATGGCCCGTCCAGTCCCTCCTTTTCCTGCCTGCCTCACCCAGGGGTAGCAGGTGGGCCGGTAAGGGTGAGAGGTCCCCTCTATTCCACAAGGGATGAGATCATCATCTTTCCCAGCCCTGGCCCACAAGGACAAACCTATGGATGTTTCTGTCAGTGGCCTATGGGTACCCTTCCTAGGATTCTGGGAGGGGCCTCTCGGGTCCTACTCCTACCTTCTTACGTGGCCTGTGTTCTCTTTGCACTATAGGAATGCTGAGAAAATTCTAGGGTACCTCAACTCCAATGTCTTGAGCCGGGACCTCATTCCACCCCATGTCAACTTCTCACACCTGACCACCAAGGACTACTCAGAGATGTACAATGTCATCATGACAGTTAAGGAGAGCCAGTTCTCAGCCCTGGGCCTGGATCCCTGCCTCCTGGAGGATGAGCTGGACAAGGTACTGGAACAGGCTGCCCTTCCCAGAAGAGAACAATCCAAAGATAGGCTTAGTGGCTGGAGCTTGGGAACAGGCCTTGAAAACCCATAGTGAGTCATTCACTTACTAAGCAAAGACACACTATGTACATAGATGGAAAAAGACAGAAAGTATCAAACAAAGCATCAGAGGCAGCCTATGATTAGATGAAGGGCCAAGGGAAACACCGAAATCACAGGAGCCTTTGTCACTTTGAGGCAGcttccttgtttatttatttacttatttatttagatttttttatgtgcattggtagtctgcctgcatgtatgtctatgtgtggaactggagttacggacaattgtgagctgccatgtgggtgctggatttgaacctgggtcctctggaagagcaaccagtgctcttaactgcagagccatctctccagtccagctTCCCTGATTATTGAACGGGCTTCCTGTGCAGAGAATCCTGTGTAGACAATGCACTTAGAACAGCACCTGTAAAACAGGCAAATGCCAATGCCCTTTAGTTTCCATTTCCTTTGACCCCCTCCATGCCAACGCTATGAGTCAATTATGAATATTGCTCCCAGGTTTAGCAATAAGCAGCCTGTAGCCTGGGAGGGGAGGGCACTTGATCAGCATCTCACAGCTAGttagtaagcaagcaagcaaaagaagTCCAGTACTCTTGCTGCAGAGTCCTTGTTCTGCCTCATTGAGACTTCTGCCCTCCCCAGCTGCCCCACCTCTGCTGCCACATAACACTCCTGAGAAGAGACCCTGCCTCCTCGTTGATGCTCAGGCTGATGTGGAGATTACTTCCTTGTGCTTGCATTTGCACTTCTGGGCACCTTCAAAATGACCGTTCTAGACCGTGCTAGAAGTGGTCACAAGAAACAAACCCACCGAGCCCAGGACTCTTACTGGAGTCCAGGCTCATGTTATGGACAGCAAACCCCTGAGCCCCTGCGCTTCTTCACGAGACCAGAAGATTCCCATAAAGGTGTCTGAGCACCACGTCAAAGGCAGCTCTGTTGCCCGGAGATGTAGTTTTGTTGGTAGAATGTTTGTAGCAGCCAGGTAGCCCTGAGTTTGAACCTGTACACTtaaaaaacggggggggggggagtataacagaagaaaagcacaaaGCTTCACTGGCCTACAGGAGCTGCACCCCACACCTCTGACCTTTCTCCCATGATCGATAGTAAAGGAGCCCAAtgtgtcctctccttccatggAACTCCACCTACTCTCATGGGCATGGGCTGATCCTCTGACTGAACTAGAATTATAGCAGGTCTTGTCACACAAGGCAACCTTAAGAGTATCTGAATTGACAACTAAAAATTCAGGCCGGGCTATGTGTTCCCTCAAGATCACAGGAGAGTGGTGTGAGCAGGCAgtgtgtgcaggtgtccatgAGAAGGACCCCTGTTTTAAGGCAATGGCTCCCTACTGGGGCTTACCAGGAGAACCCCTGCTAGCTTTATAAAATCTCACACCAGCTTAACCCTAGACCAATGACATCACTGTCTCTGCGAGAGACCCTGACGTGACCGAGTCCTGGACTCTGTGGGTTTGATTCCTGTGACCACTTCTAGCAGAATGGTCACTTTGAACGTGCCCAGACGTGCAGATGCAAGCACAAGGAAGTTACCCCCACATCAACCTGAGCATTAACGAGGAGGCAGGGTCTCTGCTCATTAAAGTCTAAAGTCCCCAGTTCCTGTCACGGGACAGCCAAACCCGAGAGCGTTGTGTTCAGCAGTTCAGAACTTAGAGGGTTCATAGTGGTTGCAACAAAGATTATGTCTCAGAGGAGGAAGGTCCTACACGGGGTAAAATTCTAGATGTTTTCACCTGGCTCACTGGGGTCTTTGAACAACCTGGAGATCCTAGGTCCCCCAGGGAAATGTTCGGGGACTTTGGTTTTTTTAacattttggtttgctttggttgtttttgagaaagtcttAGTCTGGAGTCCAGGTTAGCCTGAAACTCAatgtgaagcccaggctggccttgaacttgtggcactaacccctgcttcagcctcctgagagctggaattacaggtgtaagCCACAACAGCTAACTTTCTCCAGCAATTCTGGCGCTCACTAGTGTTTGAGACCCACTGTCtcatgctgagagagagagagacagagagagagagaatggtgaTCCCTATGCCCtaaggacagagggaaggaggcaggggaCTTCTGGAGTAAGAGTGGCCTTCACTCTCTGCCCTCCTCCCATCCTCAGTCTGTGCAGGGCACAGGCCTGGCCTTCATCGCCTTCACTGAGGCCATGACACATTTCCCGGCCTCCCCCTTCTGGTCTGTCATGTTCTTCCTGATGCTCATCAACCTGGGCCTGGGTAGCATGATCGGGACCATGGCAGGAATCACCACACCCATCATCGACACCTTCAAGGTGCCCAAGGAGATGTTCACAGGTAAATCCCTGTTGCCCTGCCAGTCACCAGCATGTGCATGAGAACTAGGTTCTGACTTGATTGGGTCATTCTGCATCCCATCTGCAGAGCGCTCCTCTCCCTGACTATCAACAGTTGGGACTGGGTGTACCATTCAGCTACCAACACTGCCAGGAAACCTGTCTTCCTCTTACCTGCATCTCTAGGGAGTAGGGGGTGGAGTAGATTATCTTCCTAATCTTCCTACTCCCAAATGGGAAAACTAAGTCTTCCCAGGAAAGGACTCTAGGACCAATCAGTAGAATCATCTCAATTCAATTCAATAACTAAGCAGAGCAGTTGCCTTGAGCATGATGCTGTGCCAGGAgtggggagcatggcaggagAATGCAGTTTGTACCTTCCTTGAGTCTCCTGCCTGATGCAGGGGAGCTCAGAACCCCACTTGCAGGGCTGTGTCCCTAGCTCATGAAGAGGGGCAGGCTGCAGGCCTGCTGCAGTGTGATGGAAGGGAGCTGTGTTCCCCCAAAGTCCACCCACCCTGCACCTTTGCCCCCACACCGGCCTCCCGGCTCTCTGTAGTGGGCTGCTGTGTCTTTGCATTCTTCGTGGGGCTGTTGTTCGTCCAGCGCTCCGGAAACTACTTCGTCACCATGTTTGATGACTACTCGGCCACCCTGCCACTCACCGTCATTGTCATCCTCGAGAACATCGCTGTGGCCTGGATTTATGGAACCAAGAAGTAAGGAGGTCAAAGAGGAATGGTGGGGACACGAGGGGGGTTCTTTCCCAGAAGGGTTTTCTGGGGAGTCTTGTGTACTCATGGCTGCTTGTGAAAGAGGCAAGAGATTATAGACCATCAGAGCTAAAGGACCCCTTAGCAATGGAAAATTATATAAAGAAGGCATGAATACTAGAGGCCGCTCAGCTTGTAAGAGACAGAGCCATGCTAAGAACCTTGGGaatcctgggttcaaatcccgaTGCCAGCCTCAGTGACTGACTGCCACAGCTCCTTTGCCGAATACCAGGCCTTAGATGTCCACTAAGCCTGTTTAGTATTAGCAGGTGGTTGGGATCTGAGGGCTCCATGTTCTCAAAGGGTTGGTAGACTTCAGCAGTCTGATTGATAATTTTATGGTGTGGGTTTTGGCCTCAAGTTTAGGCTTTTCTGGGAAAGAGGATTTAGCAATAAGGTAAGACCTAGTTTCATGGCCTGACCCCGAGGCAGATGTCCACTTACTGTCAGCTCTTGTTTATGGTCAAATCTGTGTTCCCAGGGACTTCCAAGACTGACATCTCCCTACACCCTTATTATTTATTGTATCTACTGTCTTTGTCCTCAGAGGGATCCAGGCCTTCCATTAACTCCTCAGCCTGACCTTGCGAGATGTCCATAGGGGTTTGAAATCCAATATCTCTCACAGGGGTCATTTGCTTTCTGGGAGGGCATAGGAGGAGGTGCAGAAAGCATAAGAAAAAGAGCACCCAAGACAGAAATGATGACAAATGCCTTATCCTTCCATCACATGTGCAACTGAGGCAGGAtttccatgagttcgaggccagcatgggctacacagcaagcccCAGTctcagggggggggggaggtgagggCTGGAAGGTTCTGCTGGAAGGACTCTGAGTGTGGAGGCCATGGACTCCTGTGCAGTTTGTGGAAGCCCTTGTTTTTTATAGCATTAATTTCAAACGCATTATATAAATTATGCACAATTACATAGAAAACGAATTGTAAAGCAGTGATGTGTGTAAATATTTCCAGGTATCTTCAAATACCTAAGAAAGGCACATGCTAAGAAAATGTCTGATGCATCTATTTGGGACAAAGTCACAAGTATTGTTAGCACTCCTAAGGTTGCTTGTACTTATAATGGAAGGAGTGACCAGACTCAATTAGTGTAACTGGGGTAAATATGAGGTTTGTATACCACTCAAACCTATAGCCAGCCTGCCTTCTGGAATTCTAGCACAGTTTAGAGAAGTTTCTCCCTCCCCATGCTAGGTAAGTGCGTTGCTGCCTCTCCTCCAGCAGGGGGAGGCTTGAGCCAGGTGGGTGGGAGAAGGCTGTGCTTTGAGAATGCAGGGCGTTCTGGCACCTAGCCGCTTGGCCTTGGGCCTCTCTAACGGGTCCTATCTCTGGTGGAACATGGGGCGAAGCAGGCAGAGCAGAGCCTCCTGGAAAGCGTGGGAGCCTCACACCGCGAACACTGAAGGCAAAGCTAGCAGAGCCCAGAAGGGATTGGTCAGAAGCAAGTGACTGTAGGGGAAATCACAGAAAGGTCGGTTGTGAAGGCAGGCGCCAGCTGCTCTGTCTTCTGCTGTGCCTGGCAGGTTCATGCAGGAGCTGACAGAGATGCTGGGCTTCCGGCCGTACCGGTTCTATTTCTACATGTGGAAGTTTGTGTCTCCGCTGTGCATGGCTGTTCTCACCACAGCCAGCATCATCCAGCTGGGGGTGTCGCCCCCGGGCTACAGTGCCTGGATTAGGGAGGAGGTGAGTGGTGGCCCCCACAAGCCCCAGAGACACTCACATCTTCTCAGGCCTTTAACATAGCAGATGATGGGAACAAACCTTTCTAGAGCAGCTATTCTGTGACAAGTCTTGCTGAGAGCCTTGTATTCCAAGGGTACAAACAATCTTAATGATAACCCTAAGACGTGGCATTATTCCTATGCCATAAATGGAGAAGCCAAGGCTCAGCAAAATCAGTATACTTTCTAGGTTTTCTAAGGCATAGTctcttttcatagtgtctgtgGAGTACAATTACTCTTCCTTTCCACAGATGTAGACACTAAGGCCCCTTTAACCAAAGcagacatttttattattgttgttgttgtttacaatttattcgctttgtatcccagttgtatccccctccctcatctcctcccagtcccaccctcccactctctttctcttcctaccctatccctcttccctagtccactgatagggaaagtcctcctccccttctatctgaccctagcttatcaggtcccatcaggactgcctggctcctcttcctctgtgggctggctagtgGGAGAAGTGATCCAGAAGCAGATACAcggagctcatgtcagagactgtctcttctgtccttactaggggacccacatggagactgagctgtctatgggctacatctgagcagggggtcttgcATGGTGTTtggctgatgcatcagtctctgcagtcccctcctCTCCCGAGGCCCTGCCAAGCTGACATTTAAGTAGCACTCCCTGAGGACACTATTTCTCCTGCTACTTGGTCAGGGTGGAAGAAGGCGAGGTGGATAGGCCATGGGAAAAGATGGGTGGGAAGAGATCAGTCTGTAGGCTCGGGACTGGCACTGCCTGGTGCCCTGCAGCATCCTTCCTGCTGTCACCCTTTAGGCTGCCGAGAGATACTTGTACTTCCCCAATTGGGCCATGGCACTGCTGATCACCCTCATTGCCGTGGCAACCCTGCCCATCCCTGTGGTGTTCATCCTGCGGCACTTCCACCTGCTCTCCGATGGTTCCAACACCCTCTCTGTGTCCTACAAGAAGGGCCGCATGATGAAGGACATCTCCAATCTGGAGGAGAATGACGAGACCCGCTTCATCCTCAGCAAGGTGCCCAGTGAGGCACCCTCCCCCATGCCCACTCACCGCTCCTATCTGGGGCCTGGCAGCACATCACCCTTGGAGACCAGCGGCAATCCAAATGGACGCTATGGAAGTGGCTACCTCTTGGCCAGCACCCCTGAGTCAGAGCTGTGACCACAGCTCCACCCGGCCTGCCTCCCCTCAAAATCCAACCTGCCCACTTCTCTGGGCCTGGCCTCTTTCTCCATGGTGGCCACCAGACCCAGGCCAGTCCAAGGAGAGAAGATCTGCCCTGCCTTGTTTCCCACCCAAGTCCCAGAAGATTCCCTACCTGTGATCAGGGGTCTGGAGACCATTCAGTCCCCATTCCAGGACTCCAACCCATGTAACTTTTTAAAGAACTCTTGCCAAGTTGCAACCAACGTAACCACAGCAGTCCCAGGATGGGGGAAACTTCAAGTGGGCACTTTAGGAGTCACCACCCCCTCTCCCTGTCAAACTTAACCACTTGCAGTTCTTGGGTCTTGGGGAGGGTCACTTTGTGCTGCTGGTCACGGTGGTGGCGGTGGGCAGAGGCTTCAGGGTTGAGCATGCAGGAGGTAGATGTTAGCCCAGACTGCCATAAGAACAGGACTCAGAATCCTGTCCAGCCCAGCTGGGCTGTTCCTGAGCTAAGATGGAGTAGGGACACGTGTGTCAAGACTCGGGCTTTGATTTGCCCCGAGGTATATGGAAACTCCTCAATTCTGTCTTCTGAGAAAGGCGGTGTGTTGAACGGAATGAATCCGCAGCCAGCTCAGGGAATTCTGAATGTCCCTGCATCCCCTGACAGGGGCAGGTGGTGGTATGATCCTGATTTTGCCTGAGAGCATGGTGGCGGCGTCACCTTAGCTAGGGTTTAGCTATTTCTCAATCTCTTCTCTCCAGCCTGGATCCAGGGGTGGTGGTCTTTGCATCTgtcccagagagaaagcagggaggggggggggaaggcagTGCAAGGCGAGGTCTCCAGAGCACAACTGGTAGGTTCCCAGCACAATCTCAATGGTATGGAGCACAAGGGAGACACACTCTTCCACACCTCATCTGGAGCTCGATTTTCTCTTTAGTGGCAGCTTCTCCCCTAGAACGGGGGTTCCTGGCATTCAGGAGCCACCATTTCCAAGGAAAGACAGGTAATTTCACTGCCCCTTTGGGCTGCCACTCACTCTCCTTGTTGCACAAGCACAGCCACTAGTGTGCACGTCCTGTGAAGACACCTTGGAAACCTTCCCCAAACTTCCCTTAACCTGTTCAGAGA
Coding sequences within it:
- the Slc6a17 gene encoding sodium-dependent neutral amino acid transporter SLC6A17, coding for MPKNSKVTQREHSNEHVTESVADLLALEEPVDYKQSVLNVAGETGGKQKAVEEELDAEDRPAWNSKLQYILAQIGFSVGLGNIWRFPYLCQKNGGGAYLVPYLVLLIIIGIPLFFLELAVGQRIRRGSIGVWHYVCPRLGGIGFSSCIVCLFVGLYYNVIIGWSIFYFFKSFQYPLPWSECPVIRNGTVAVVEPECEKSSATTYFWYREALDISNSISESGGLNWKMTLCLLVAWSIVGMAVVKGIQSSGKVMYFSSLFPYVVLACFLVRGLLLRGAVDGILHMFTPKLDKMLDPQVWREAATQVFFALGLGFGGVIAFSSYNKQDNNCHFDAALVSFINFFTSVLATLVVFAVLGFKANIMNEKCVVENAEKILGYLNSNVLSRDLIPPHVNFSHLTTKDYSEMYNVIMTVKESQFSALGLDPCLLEDELDKSVQGTGLAFIAFTEAMTHFPASPFWSVMFFLMLINLGLGSMIGTMAGITTPIIDTFKVPKEMFTVGCCVFAFFVGLLFVQRSGNYFVTMFDDYSATLPLTVIVILENIAVAWIYGTKKFMQELTEMLGFRPYRFYFYMWKFVSPLCMAVLTTASIIQLGVSPPGYSAWIREEAAERYLYFPNWAMALLITLIAVATLPIPVVFILRHFHLLSDGSNTLSVSYKKGRMMKDISNLEENDETRFILSKVPSEAPSPMPTHRSYLGPGSTSPLETSGNPNGRYGSGYLLASTPESEL